A portion of the Acidisarcina polymorpha genome contains these proteins:
- a CDS encoding anti-sigma factor family protein, translating into MVPLVIACKQVWEYISAYLDNNLKASERNKVQLHLEHCEICSAVLDSTRNILILTADERVFELPLGFGERLHVRLEEEIQRLA; encoded by the coding sequence GTGGTTCCCTTGGTTATAGCCTGCAAGCAAGTCTGGGAATACATCTCTGCTTACCTCGACAATAACCTGAAAGCTTCAGAACGAAACAAAGTCCAGCTGCATCTGGAACACTGTGAGATTTGCTCTGCAGTTCTGGATTCCACTCGAAATATTCTGATCCTCACCGCTGACGAACGAGTCTTCGAGCTGCCATTGGGTTTCGGGGAGCGGCTGCACGTACGCCTCGAGGAGGAGATACAACGTTTGGCATGA
- a CDS encoding RNA polymerase sigma factor, whose protein sequence is MMVNTAQVVDDMQIIASIVSGETHLFQDLTRPYERSVYAMVFSMLQDKADTEDAAQEAFLKASGTWADVENLSVNESAEAIDISAAPLKSDFTAPE, encoded by the coding sequence GTGATGGTTAATACCGCCCAGGTTGTTGACGACATGCAGATCATAGCTTCCATCGTGAGTGGAGAGACCCACCTCTTTCAAGATCTAACTCGACCCTATGAGCGAAGTGTCTACGCGATGGTATTCTCCATGCTCCAGGACAAGGCCGACACAGAAGATGCCGCGCAGGAGGCATTCCTCAAAGCCTCCGGAACCTGGGCAGACGTAGAGAACTTGAGTGTGAATGAATCGGCAGAGGCTATCGACATCTCCGCAGCTCCGTTAAAGTCAGATTTCACCGCGCCCGAATGA
- a CDS encoding DoxX family protein, producing the protein MKALLDLYLRFSGWILKLQSPFLLAVRLYWGWQFAQSGWGKLHHLDKVTDFFTSLNLPAPGLTAHFVSGLEFVGGILLILGLGSRLIGLVLTVNMLVAYWTADKEALLSVFSDPGKFYVADPYTFLFASAMVLVFGAGIFSLDALLAKRWNVGTAK; encoded by the coding sequence ATGAAGGCTTTGCTCGATTTGTATTTGCGATTTTCGGGCTGGATCTTGAAGCTTCAATCCCCGTTTCTCCTGGCTGTACGGCTCTATTGGGGATGGCAGTTTGCACAGTCGGGATGGGGGAAGTTGCACCACCTCGACAAAGTGACCGACTTTTTCACGAGCCTCAACCTGCCGGCCCCGGGACTTACGGCGCACTTCGTATCAGGCCTCGAGTTTGTCGGTGGCATTTTACTCATTTTAGGATTGGGTTCGAGACTAATCGGACTCGTACTCACCGTAAACATGCTGGTTGCATATTGGACCGCGGACAAGGAGGCATTGCTCTCAGTGTTTTCCGACCCCGGAAAGTTTTACGTTGCGGATCCATACACATTTCTCTTTGCTTCCGCCATGGTGCTGGTGTTTGGTGCAGGAATATTTTCTCTCGATGCGTTGCTCGCAAAACGTTGGAACGTAGGTACAGCCAAGTGA
- a CDS encoding DUF692 domain-containing protein, which yields MPANRFNGFTDYGVGIGLRVPHYEHIFSHKPVVDWFEIISENYMVDGGRALQVLDDILDQYRVVQHGVSMYFGCAQPLNREHLKRLKELTRRTKTPWLSDHLCWGSVDGRYTHDLLPIPYTFEAVKITAARIRQVQDFLEIPIAVENVSSYAEFNESQMTEWEFLNEVVEAADCGILLDVNNIYVSSQNHTFNPFDYVNSVPVERVAQIHIAGHSKFEKYILDTHDHPVLDPVWSLYQRTIERVGHTATLLEWDDNIPSFDEVHGEALKANRYLEPTETATQAEAQIVYEVVHS from the coding sequence ATGCCAGCCAACCGCTTCAATGGGTTCACGGACTACGGGGTCGGGATCGGTCTACGCGTTCCGCACTACGAGCACATTTTTTCACACAAGCCCGTCGTCGACTGGTTTGAGATTATCTCCGAGAACTATATGGTCGACGGTGGCAGGGCGCTGCAGGTGCTCGACGACATCCTCGATCAATACAGGGTCGTGCAGCACGGGGTTTCAATGTATTTCGGCTGTGCGCAACCGTTGAACCGGGAGCATCTGAAACGTCTCAAAGAATTGACACGACGGACAAAGACGCCGTGGCTCTCTGACCATCTTTGCTGGGGAAGCGTGGATGGGCGTTATACGCACGACCTCTTACCGATCCCCTACACCTTCGAAGCTGTGAAGATAACCGCGGCAAGGATCAGGCAGGTCCAGGATTTCCTTGAGATTCCAATCGCTGTCGAAAATGTAAGTAGTTATGCGGAGTTCAACGAATCCCAGATGACCGAGTGGGAATTTCTCAACGAGGTAGTCGAGGCAGCCGATTGCGGAATTCTCCTCGATGTCAACAACATCTACGTCTCTTCGCAAAATCATACTTTCAACCCCTTCGATTACGTCAACAGCGTTCCCGTCGAGCGCGTTGCGCAAATCCATATCGCCGGGCATTCCAAGTTTGAAAAGTACATCCTCGACACTCATGATCACCCGGTGCTGGATCCAGTCTGGAGCCTGTACCAACGCACGATCGAGCGTGTGGGGCATACCGCTACTCTGCTCGAGTGGGACGACAATATTCCTTCCTTTGATGAGGTACATGGGGAAGCGTTGAAAGCAAACAGGTATCTGGAACCAACCGAGACCGCTACGCAAGCCGAAGCGCAGATAGTCTATGAGGTGGTCCACTCATGA
- a CDS encoding DNA-binding domain-containing protein: MTLLELQRRMAEDVMRPLSPDFQMQTTTEDGRSIAAIAEGYIKPNERLSSFDRLEIYNRQYWFRVITAVAEDFPALNAVLGSDAFDVLVLAYLRDNPSSSFTLRDLGSRLPEWLQDHAEFTSGNHDLAVDIARLEWAYVEAFDRAAIPPVNGADFAGFDGETRLSLQPHLQLLNLKYPVDELVLAVHRENALSDIMSNAISKRRQTSEADLPELPRQDIYLAVHRYDNSVYYRRIDREAFLLLSSLQSGNSLGSALESAFQDGTYTAEDQTAKIQEYFAHAAELGWFCIATPK; encoded by the coding sequence ATGACACTGCTTGAGTTGCAACGCCGGATGGCGGAAGACGTTATGCGGCCTCTGAGTCCTGATTTTCAAATGCAGACGACGACTGAGGATGGACGTTCGATCGCGGCGATCGCCGAAGGTTACATCAAGCCGAACGAGCGCTTGTCCTCGTTCGACCGGCTTGAGATATACAACCGCCAGTACTGGTTTCGGGTCATCACCGCGGTCGCAGAAGACTTCCCGGCTTTGAATGCGGTTCTTGGAAGCGACGCTTTCGATGTGTTGGTGCTTGCGTACCTTCGCGACAACCCTTCGTCCTCTTTTACGCTCCGCGACCTCGGCTCCAGGCTTCCGGAATGGCTTCAGGATCACGCCGAGTTCACCTCCGGCAACCACGATCTGGCAGTGGATATTGCACGGTTGGAGTGGGCCTACGTGGAGGCGTTCGATCGAGCGGCCATCCCCCCGGTAAATGGTGCGGATTTCGCGGGCTTCGACGGCGAGACAAGGCTTAGCCTCCAGCCGCATTTACAACTGCTCAATCTGAAATATCCCGTGGACGAGCTCGTTCTCGCCGTACATAGGGAGAACGCTCTCAGCGACATCATGAGCAACGCAATCTCCAAGCGGCGCCAAACATCGGAGGCTGACCTGCCGGAATTGCCCCGTCAGGACATCTATCTTGCAGTCCACCGTTACGACAACTCCGTCTACTATAGGCGCATTGATCGCGAAGCCTTTCTCTTGCTGTCCTCTCTTCAGTCCGGCAACTCTCTCGGTTCTGCTCTCGAATCAGCCTTTCAGGATGGCACGTATACCGCAGAGGATCAGACCGCTAAAATTCAGGAGTATTTTGCGCACGCCGCCGAGCTGGGATGGTTCTGTATAGCGACTCCGAAGTAA
- a CDS encoding WD40/YVTN/BNR-like repeat-containing protein, whose amino-acid sequence MMGRRRAAVLLSLCLASLWVGALSLFAQTVPDMRWRMIGPFRGGRTRAATGVPGEPNVFYVGQVDGGVWKSTDYGRTWQPIFDAQPSQSIGAIAVAPSNSNIVYVGSGEGLQRPDLSVGDGIYRSADAGMTWQHLGLHEGQQIPALAIDPRDPNRVYAAVLGHPYGPNEERGIFRSTDGGATWKKILYKDANTGGDDIVLDPANPNILYASLWESRLGPWEDGNRYEGTHGGLFKSTDGGDTWKPLTKGLPDNLVQAHIAVAPSDEKRLYATIATVKQGGYASGAGLGVYRSDDAGENWYKVTDDPRPAMKIGGGDLPEPAVDPKNADVVYSASIVTVRSTDGGHTWMSLRGAPGGDDYQNLWINPLHPEIVLLVSDQGALVSVNRGESWSSWYNQPTAQLYHVAVTNTFPYLVCAGQQESGSVCTSSRSNDGTITFRDWHPAGVIEYGYVAPDPLHPEIVYGAGRTEVSKYNMITGQVQNVTPLPTHDPEIRADRTEPILFSPVDQHLLFSATSVLFETKDYGKTWRKISPDLSREHSGQPASLPALPEKDQAKRRGAIYSLAPSFKSVDVLWAGTDDGLVWSTHDHGAHWKNITPPSLAAWSKVTQISASHFDDATAYVSVSRMRVDDLQPYLFRTHDGGATWQSIAAGLPDGSPVDTVREDPICKGLLFTGTETSVWYSIDDGDHWQPLQLNLPHTSMRDLGVNGNDLIVATHGRSFWILDDISPLRQLAGFNPDAVTLFKPGAAYRVRRSTNTDTPLPIDEPQGENPPDGAVIDYSLPTSIRGTVTLEILDRDGQLVRKYASTDAPYATPEQLAKQLIPLYWLKMPEALPASAGMHRWLWDMRATTPTATSYEYPISAVPHRTPREPQGVLALPGTYTVRLTAGGKVLTSPFVLKMDPRVKASPADLTAVHTTESKLAALTSSSAEAALEAHSLREQIAKLTKDAPAQLKESLKQSDQQLETLLDGKPMKPASEEVPGLDDISSEDAELYNQVGQVDAAPTAAQQKAAAHAGEETEAALRQWNKWKQASLTKLNGQLTAAHLSQLDLQQRPETMPQSGDED is encoded by the coding sequence ATGATGGGTCGCCGCCGTGCCGCCGTTTTGCTTTCGCTTTGTCTCGCTTCGTTGTGGGTTGGCGCATTGAGCCTGTTTGCCCAAACCGTTCCGGATATGCGCTGGCGCATGATCGGGCCGTTCCGGGGCGGCCGCACACGCGCTGCTACCGGCGTTCCCGGCGAGCCGAACGTCTTCTATGTCGGGCAGGTGGATGGCGGCGTCTGGAAGTCAACCGACTACGGCCGCACCTGGCAGCCCATCTTCGACGCACAGCCCTCGCAGTCGATCGGCGCCATCGCGGTCGCGCCCTCCAACTCCAACATCGTCTATGTCGGCAGCGGCGAAGGGTTGCAGCGGCCTGACCTCTCAGTCGGCGACGGCATCTACCGTTCGGCGGATGCCGGCATGACCTGGCAGCACCTCGGGCTTCATGAAGGTCAGCAGATTCCCGCGCTAGCCATCGATCCGCGCGATCCCAATCGTGTCTACGCTGCTGTACTCGGGCATCCGTATGGACCCAACGAGGAACGTGGCATCTTCCGTTCCACCGATGGCGGGGCCACCTGGAAGAAGATTCTCTACAAGGACGCAAATACGGGCGGTGACGACATCGTGCTCGACCCGGCGAACCCAAACATCCTCTACGCGTCCTTGTGGGAGTCGCGGCTTGGCCCATGGGAAGACGGCAATCGGTATGAAGGCACCCACGGCGGCTTGTTCAAATCGACTGACGGCGGCGACACCTGGAAGCCGCTGACTAAGGGGCTTCCGGATAACCTGGTGCAGGCTCATATCGCGGTCGCGCCCAGCGACGAGAAGCGCTTGTACGCGACGATCGCAACGGTTAAGCAAGGCGGGTATGCCTCGGGCGCTGGCCTTGGAGTCTATCGCTCAGACGATGCCGGCGAAAACTGGTACAAGGTGACCGACGACCCCCGGCCGGCGATGAAGATCGGCGGTGGCGACCTGCCTGAGCCAGCTGTCGACCCGAAGAACGCCGACGTCGTCTACAGCGCCAGCATCGTCACCGTACGCTCAACCGATGGGGGCCACACCTGGATGAGCCTGCGCGGCGCACCCGGCGGCGACGATTACCAGAACCTGTGGATCAACCCGCTGCATCCGGAAATCGTCCTGCTCGTCAGCGATCAGGGCGCACTCGTCAGCGTCAACCGCGGCGAGAGCTGGAGCTCCTGGTACAACCAGCCGACGGCCCAGCTTTATCATGTCGCGGTGACCAACACCTTTCCCTACCTTGTCTGTGCGGGCCAACAGGAGAGCGGCTCAGTCTGCACCTCCAGCCGCAGCAACGACGGCACCATCACCTTCCGTGACTGGCACCCGGCCGGGGTCATTGAGTACGGCTACGTCGCACCCGACCCGCTGCATCCGGAGATCGTCTACGGGGCTGGGCGAACCGAGGTCTCAAAGTACAACATGATCACCGGCCAAGTGCAGAATGTGACGCCTTTGCCGACGCACGACCCGGAAATTCGCGCCGACCGCACCGAGCCCATCCTGTTCTCGCCCGTCGATCAGCATCTGCTCTTCAGCGCGACTAGTGTGCTCTTCGAGACAAAAGACTACGGGAAGACGTGGCGGAAGATCAGCCCGGATCTGAGCCGTGAACACTCTGGCCAGCCGGCTTCTTTGCCCGCGTTGCCGGAGAAAGATCAAGCCAAGCGCCGCGGCGCCATCTATTCGCTGGCGCCATCGTTCAAGTCCGTCGACGTGCTTTGGGCAGGAACCGACGATGGGCTTGTCTGGTCGACGCATGACCATGGCGCACACTGGAAGAACATCACGCCGCCTTCGCTGGCCGCGTGGAGCAAGGTTACGCAGATCTCGGCATCGCACTTCGACGACGCGACAGCGTATGTGTCGGTCAGCCGTATGCGCGTCGATGACCTGCAACCATACCTCTTCCGCACACACGACGGCGGCGCCACCTGGCAATCCATCGCCGCCGGACTGCCCGATGGCTCACCCGTCGATACGGTGCGAGAGGATCCAATCTGCAAAGGTCTGCTCTTCACCGGAACCGAGACATCGGTCTGGTATTCGATCGACGATGGAGACCACTGGCAGCCGCTGCAACTCAATCTGCCGCACACATCGATGCGCGACTTGGGCGTGAACGGAAACGACCTGATCGTCGCAACACATGGCCGCTCGTTCTGGATCCTCGACGATATCTCCCCGCTGCGGCAGCTTGCCGGCTTCAACCCCGATGCGGTCACGCTCTTCAAGCCCGGTGCGGCGTACCGCGTGCGGCGCAGCACCAATACAGACACACCTTTACCGATCGATGAGCCACAGGGAGAGAATCCTCCAGATGGCGCCGTTATCGACTATTCGCTGCCCACTTCCATTCGCGGAACAGTCACCCTCGAGATTCTTGATAGAGACGGCCAACTGGTGCGTAAATACGCCAGTACCGACGCGCCCTACGCGACGCCCGAGCAACTGGCGAAGCAGCTCATCCCGCTCTACTGGCTGAAGATGCCCGAGGCGCTCCCTGCCTCAGCCGGCATGCATCGCTGGTTGTGGGATATGCGTGCCACCACCCCCACGGCGACCAGCTATGAGTATCCCATCTCTGCCGTGCCGCACCGCACTCCGCGCGAACCGCAGGGAGTGCTGGCGCTGCCCGGCACGTACACCGTTCGTCTCACCGCCGGCGGCAAGGTACTGACGTCCCCCTTCGTTCTCAAGATGGATCCGCGCGTGAAGGCCTCGCCTGCGGACCTCACTGCCGTGCACACAACCGAGTCGAAGCTTGCAGCGTTGACCTCTTCGAGCGCTGAGGCTGCACTCGAAGCGCATTCGTTGCGCGAGCAGATTGCGAAGCTCACGAAAGATGCCCCCGCCCAACTCAAGGAGTCGCTTAAGCAATCAGATCAACAGCTCGAAACGCTGCTCGACGGTAAGCCAATGAAGCCAGCCAGTGAGGAAGTTCCTGGTCTCGACGATATTTCGAGTGAGGACGCTGAACTCTACAACCAGGTGGGACAGGTGGACGCCGCGCCGACAGCCGCACAGCAGAAGGCCGCGGCGCATGCAGGCGAAGAGACCGAAGCGGCCTTGCGTCAGTGGAACAAGTGGAAGCAAGCTTCGCTTACGAAGCTGAACGGCCAACTAACGGCGGCTCATCTCTCGCAGCTCGACCTGCAACAGCGGCCGG